In the Pseudochaenichthys georgianus unplaced genomic scaffold, fPseGeo1.2 scaffold_693_arrow_ctg1, whole genome shotgun sequence genome, one interval contains:
- the LOC139433599 gene encoding tripartite motif-containing protein 29-like, whose amino-acid sequence MDRALLQSHYDAAPLKKHKLVEPSEELQENICSRHDEVKKLFCRTDQQSICSLCSVDEHKGHDTVSAAAERTERQRELEGSRLNIQQRIQDGEKEVMLLQREVEAVNGSADKAVEDSEKTFTELIRLMEERSSDVKQQLRSQQEREVSGVRELQEKKLEQEISELKRKDAELELLSHTEDHNQLLLSYPSSLPALSEAPHSSSINIRPLSYFEDVTAALSAVRDKLQDVLREECTNVSQTEVEALPSAAEPASRAAGFFTYSGDHITAALGQKPEETVRSTLRRTTFGQDVLSIKDSSLWNSLPTEIRDCPTLNSFKGQLREWRRDKQTCEHR is encoded by the coding sequence ATGGACAGGGCATTGCTCCAGTCTCATTATGACGCAGCTCCATTAAAGAAACACAAGCTGGTGGAGCCCTCCGAGGAGCTCCAGGAGAACATCTGCTCTCGTCACGACGAGGTGAAGAAGCTGTTCTGCCGCACTGATCAGCAGAGCATCTGTTCTCTCTGCTCTGTGGACGAACACAAAGGCCACGACACGGTGTCAGCTGCAGCAGAGAGGaccgagaggcagagagagctgGAGGGGAGTCGACTCAACATCCAGCAGAGGATCCAGGACGGAGAGAAGGAGGTGATGCTGCTTCAGCGGGAGGTGGAGGCCGTCAACGGCTCTGCTGATAAAGCAGTGGAGGACAGTGAGAAGACGTTCACTGAGCTGATCCGTCTCATGGAGGAGAGAAGCTCTGACGTGAAGCAGCAGCTCAGATCCCAGCAGGAGAGAGAAGTGAGTGGAGTCAGAGAGCTCCAGGAGAAGAAGCTGGAGCAGGAGATCTCTGAGCTGAAGAGGAAAGACGCTGAGCTGGAGCTGCTGTCTCACACAGAGGACCACAACCAGCTTCTGCTCAGCTACCCCTCCTCACTGCCAGCCCTCAGTGAAGCTCCACACTCCTCCAGCATCAACATCCGTCCTCTGAGCTACTTTGAGGACGTGACGGCGGCCCTGTCAGCAGTCAGAGACAAACTACAGGACGTCCTGAGAGAGGAATGTACAAACGTCTCACAGACTGAAGTGGAGGCTTTACCGTCAGCAGCAGAGCCCGCCTCCAGAGCTGCTGGGTTCTTCACATATTCAGGAGATCACATTACagctgcactaggtcagaaaccagaggagactgtgaggtccaccttaagacggaccacttttggacaagatgtcctctccattaaagacagctcattgtggaatagcctcccaactgagatacgggattgtcccactctcaatagcttCAAAGGTCAACTCAGAGAATGGAGGAGAGACAAACAGACGTGCGagcaccgctaa